In Osmerus mordax isolate fOsmMor3 chromosome 24, fOsmMor3.pri, whole genome shotgun sequence, the following are encoded in one genomic region:
- the fgf5 gene encoding fibroblast growth factor 5 isoform X2 has translation MNVPLCLFTFTQLIYLTGSKYVSLEDLPQEEGINSGRRTCRLYCRVGIGFHLQIHPDGRVNGSHEPNQLSVLELFAISQGVIGIKGVHSDRFLAMNKRGRLHAIERFTDDCKFRERFQENSYNTLNLHEQSERGFTITDSRRTERKSCPPPPKPPSSNIYNGMHKRAQTVKYWPKFRFG, from the exons ATGAATGTTCCTCTTTGTCTTTTTACCTTCACTCAATTGATTTACCTGACTGGATCGAAGTACGTTTCCTTGGAGGACCTGCCTCAGGAGGAGGGTATCAACTCGGGACGCAGGACTTGCAGGCTCTACTGCAGGGTTGGGATTGGCTTCCATCTTCAGATTCACCCCGATGGTAGAGTCAACGGCAGTCATGAACCCAATCAGTTAA GTGTTCTGGAGCTCTTTGCCATTTCTCAAGGGGTCATAGGCATAAAAGGAGTCCACAGTGACAGATTTCTGGCCATGAATAAAAGGGGAAGGCTACATGCTATT GAGCGATTCACAGATGACTGCAAGTTCAGGGAGCGCTTTCAGGAGAACAGCTATAACAC GCTGAACCTGCATGAACAGAGTGAGCGTGGCTTCACCATCACAGACAgcaggagaacagagaggaagagttgTCCACCACCGCCCAAACCTCCCTCGTCCAACATCTATAACGGCATGCACAAGCGTGCGCAGACAGTCAAGTACTGGCCGAAGTTTAGATTTGGATAG
- the fgf5 gene encoding fibroblast growth factor 5 isoform X1 — protein sequence MNVPLCLFTFTQLIYLTGSKYVSLEDLPQEEGINSGRRTCRLYCRVGIGFHLQIHPDGRVNGSHEPNQLSVLELFAISQGVIGIKGVHSDRFLAMNKRGRLHAIERFTDDCKFRERFQENSYNTYVSVAHWNHRTGREWFVALNKRGKAKMGSSPRVKSQHVSTHFLPRLNLHEQSERGFTITDSRRTERKSCPPPPKPPSSNIYNGMHKRAQTVKYWPKFRFG from the exons ATGAATGTTCCTCTTTGTCTTTTTACCTTCACTCAATTGATTTACCTGACTGGATCGAAGTACGTTTCCTTGGAGGACCTGCCTCAGGAGGAGGGTATCAACTCGGGACGCAGGACTTGCAGGCTCTACTGCAGGGTTGGGATTGGCTTCCATCTTCAGATTCACCCCGATGGTAGAGTCAACGGCAGTCATGAACCCAATCAGTTAA GTGTTCTGGAGCTCTTTGCCATTTCTCAAGGGGTCATAGGCATAAAAGGAGTCCACAGTGACAGATTTCTGGCCATGAATAAAAGGGGAAGGCTACATGCTATT GAGCGATTCACAGATGACTGCAAGTTCAGGGAGCGCTTTCAGGAGAACAGCTATAACACGTACGTCTCAGTGGCCCACTGGAACCACAGGACCGGCCGTGAGTGGTTTGTGGCGCTCAATAAAAGGGGGAAAGCTAAAATGGGCTCCAGCCCAAGAGTGAAATCCCAACATGTTTCCACACACTTCCTCCCCAGGCTGAACCTGCATGAACAGAGTGAGCGTGGCTTCACCATCACAGACAgcaggagaacagagaggaagagttgTCCACCACCGCCCAAACCTCCCTCGTCCAACATCTATAACGGCATGCACAAGCGTGCGCAGACAGTCAAGTACTGGCCGAAGTTTAGATTTGGATAG
- the prdm8b gene encoding PR domain zinc finger protein 8b, with protein MEESSSQKLVWDGDAKAVQQCLTDIFTSVYTTCDIPENAIFGPCVLSHTSLYDSIAFIALKSTDKRTAPYIFRVDTSAANSTSEGLMWLRLVQSARDRDEQNLEAYVKNGQLFYRSLRRIEKDEELLVWYGKDLIELLVLSSSKAPAKNKSTSSHSCPDCNQRFQFEFPFLAHLRFRCTKRLQSMAGPDEESGKDNVSERSNITPARASPKLGRAEGFPSPQDNSKPSTDFHNLARDLENSRTSPPSDKEAEIRSESSGKRTFSETEEREGPRAPSMPQSKSKEELASSAQNYRGAYGLEEKRPSGSTESSEAKRSAFTEVKKSPQSLKQHNSTKNLQNSNAENKEGSRPSSSPLEKHLNIRQVLSETQPPQSRIEASSIGSAFTSVGQQGEQRKSAFSQPSRSSFSQLPSSLGMPPKLLDCHPTVGDTISSSRLYQADHLAAKLQSAELGANCPVPGGMAKQSPFLYTAFWPKSSGPIQMQMPSALTLLPPSFTSLCLPAQNWCAKCNASFRMTSDLVYHMRSHHKKEYAMEPLVKRRREEKLKCPICNESFRERHHLSRHMTSHN; from the exons ATGGAGGAATCAAGCTCCCAAAAATTGGTGTGGGACGGCGACGCCAAAGCAGTACAGCAATGCTTAACGGATATTTTTACAAGCGTCTACACAACATGCGACATTCCAGAAAATGCTATTTTTGGGCCTTGTGTATTGAGCCACACATCTCTGTATGACAGCATAGCCTTCATAGCCCTAAAATCAACGGACAAGCGAACTGCACCTTATATCTTCAGG GTGGACACCTCGGCGGCCAACAGCACTTCGGAGGGTCTGATGTGGCTACGGCTCGTGCAATCTGCCCGGGATAGGGACGAACAGAACCTTGAGGCCTATGTCAAAAACGGGCAGCTGTTCTACCGGTCTCTCCGGAGAATTGAGAAGGACGAGGAGCTTCTGGTCTGGTACGGGAAGGACTTGATCGAGCTTCTTGTACTGAGTTCGAGCAAAGCGCCTGCCAAAAACAAGA GTACATCCTCCCATTCCTGTCCTGACTGCAACCAACGTTTCCAGTTTGAGTTCCCCTTCCTGGCTCACCTTAGGTTCCGTTGTACGAAGAGACTACAGAGCATGGCTGGCCCGGATGAGGAGTCTGGTAAGGACAATGTCAGTGAGCGCTCCAACATAACCCCAGCCAGGGCCAGCCCCAAACTAGGCCGGGCCGAGGGCTTCCCCAGCCCCCAGGACAATAGCAAACCCTCCACAGACTTTCACAACCTGGCTCGGGACCTGGAGAACAGCAGGACAAGCCCGCCCAGCGACAAAGAGGCTGAGATCCGCAGCGAGAGCTCAGGGAAGAGGACGTTCtcggagacggaggagagggagggtcccCGAGCCCCCAGCATGCCTCAATCCAAGTCAAAGGAGGAGCTTGCCAGTTCAGCGCAGAACTACAGAGGGGCCTacggtctggaggagaagcgtCCATCGGGGTCCACAGAGTCGAGCGAGGCAAAGCGAAGCGCCTTTACTGAAGTTAAGAAGTCACCGCAGAGTCTGAAGCAACACAACAGCACCAAAAACCTCCAGAACTCCAATGCAGAGAACAAGGAAGGGAGCCGTCCCAGCAGCAGTCCCCTGGAGAAGCACCTGAACATCAGGCAGGTTCTGTCAGAGACCCAGCCTCCTCAGTCACGCATCGAGGCATCGTCCATCGGCAGCGCCTTCACCTCAGTCGGCCAACAAGGTGAGCAGCGGAAGAGCGCCTTCAGCCAGCCATCacggtcatccttctcccaacTTCCCTCGTCCCTCGGGATGCCCCCCAAGCTGCTAGACTGCCACCCCACGGTGGGTGACACCATCTCCTCCAGCAGACTGTACCAGGCTGACCACCTGGCTGCCAAGCTTCAGAGTGCAGAGCTGGGAGCCAACTGCCCGGTACCAGGCGGTATGGCCAAGCAGAGCCCCTTCCTCTACACTGCCTTCTGGCCCAAAAGCTCGGGACCGATCCAGATGCAGATGCCGTCCGCTCTCACCCTGCTGCCGCCCTCATTCACCTCGCTCTGCCTGCCGGCACAGAACTGGTGCGCCAAGTGCAACGCCTCCTTCCGCATGACCTCAGACCTGGTCTACCACATGAGGTCCCACCACAAAAAGGAGTACGCTATGGAGCCACTAGTCAAACGCCGGCGGGAGGAGAAACTCAAGTGCCCCATTTGTAACGAGTCTTTCCGGGAGAGACATCACCTGTCACGTCACATGACCTCCCATAACTGA